A genomic window from Elaeis guineensis isolate ETL-2024a chromosome 3, EG11, whole genome shotgun sequence includes:
- the LOC105041613 gene encoding calmodulin-binding transcription activator 3 isoform X1: MADARRYGLTPQLDIEQILLEAQHRWLRPAEICEILRNYRKFHIAPESPNKPPSGSLFLFDRKVLRYFRKDGHNWRKKKDGKTVKEAHERLKAGSVDVLHCYYAHGEENENFQRRSYWMLEEDYMHIVLVHYLEVKGNKPSFSRTRDVDEIAQVANMESPVCSNSFTNHSQLPSQTTSAESPNSPHTSEYEDAESADNYQASSRYNSFLEMQQYGDGPVMDAHLLNPHVPVDSINNQCDIQGAKATEPKSDFYSVVQENITRVFDETGLGFTFSGSRTQFDLTSWDEVLEHYTTGFQTPSFYPAVASTPSSTVEDNLRLETSTLGELHTDDLGFKQVDVASAQDKSLWQLSSADIDPLVSSNVGLQNGASIEENVNAPSLITQASLDFSNIEGEGLKKYDSFSRWMNNELGEVDDSHMKSSSGVYWNTVESESVVEDSSMSNREHLDAYIVSPSLSQDQLFSIIDFTPNWAYSGMETKVLITGTFLKNKADVEKCQWSCMFGEIEVPAEILRDGTLRCHAPSHKSGRVHFYVTCSNRLACSEVREFEFRENDVQYMEASDSYGSNTNEMRLHIRLEKLLTLGPVDHLKAVPDSTKENLHLRNKISSLMMEADDEWSNLLKLTHEGFSPDSARDRLLEKLMKEKLHSWLLHKVAEDGKGPNVLDKEGQGVLHLAAALGYDWAIKPTITAGVSINFRDVRGWTALHWAANCGRERTVVALIASGAAPGALTDPTPEFPTGRTPADLASTNGHKGIAGFLAESSLTNHLSALTLKESKGIDVTEISGITDVEDVAEKSAIQVAEGDVQAGLSLKDSLSAVRNASLAAARIYQVFRVHSFHRKKVTEYGNDKCGISDERALSLISLKTAKPGQHDMPPHAAAIRIQNKFRGWKGRKEFLIIRQRIVKIQAHVRGYQVRKHYKKIIWSVLIVEKAILRWRRKGSGLRGFRSEGLLEGPAMQNQGTKEDDYDFLQEGRKQTEARLQKALARVRSMVQYPEARDQYRRLLNVVTELQESKAMQDRITNESEEAADGEFMIELEELWQDDTPMPTA; this comes from the exons ATGGCGGATGCTCGGCGGTATGGATTGACCCCTCAGTTAG ATATTGAGCAGATACTTTTGGAAGCACAACATCGATGGTTACGCCCTGCGGAAATCTGTGAAATTCTTCGAAACTATAGGAAATTTCACATAGCCCCAGAATCACCAAATAAACCTCCCA GTGGttcactttttctttttgatcGGAAAGTATTGAGATACTTCCGGAAGGATGGCCATAActggagaaagaaaaaagatggaAAGACCGTGAAAGAAGCTCATGAGAGACTAAAG GCTGGAAGTGTTGATGTTCTACATTGCTACTATGCTCATGGGGAGGAAAATGAAAATTTTCAAAGACGGAGTTATTGGATGTTGGAAGA GGACTACATGCATATTGTTCTTGTACACTATCTTGAAGTCAAG ggtaacaaaccaagtttcAGTCGTACTAGAGATGTCGACGAAATTGCTCAAGTTGCCAATATGGAAAGTCCTGTATGTTCTAATTCATTCACAAATCATAGCCAGCTGCCTTCACAAACTACAAGCGCTGAAAGCCCAAATAGTCCACACACTTCAGAATATGAAGATGCTGAATCTG CAGATAATTATCAAGCAAGTTCCAGATACAACTCTTTCCTTGAGATGCAGCAGTATGGGGATGGACCTGTGATGGATGCTCATCTGTTGAACCCTCATGTTCCAGTTGATTCCATAAACAACCAAT gtGATATTCAGGGAGCAAAGGCTACAGAACCTAAATCAGACTTTTATTCGGTTGTTCAAGAGAATATAACTAGAGTTTTTGATGAAACAGGCCTTGGATTCACATTTAGTGGGTCCAGAACACAGTTTGACCTGACATCATGGGATGAAGTCCTGGAACATTACACAACAGGGTTCCAAACACCATCTTTCTACCCAGCAGTTGCTTCTACACCATCATCCACAGTGGAGGACAATCTTAGACTCGAGACTTCAACACTTGGGGAACTACACACGGATGACCTTGGGTTCAAGCAAGTGGATGTTGCCAGTGCTCAAGACAAATCATTGTGGCAG CTTTCTAGTGCTGACATTGATCCACTTGTTTCATCAAATGTTGGTCTGCAAAATGGTGCATCTATAGAGGAAAATGTCAATGCCCCTTCCCTTATAACACAGGCATCATTAGATTTCTCTAATATAGAAGGAGAAGGCCTAAAGAAATATGACAGTTTCTCGAGATGGATGAACAATGAGCTTGGAGAAGTAGATGACTCACATATGAAATCCAGTTCTGGGGTTTACTGGAACACTGTTGAAAGTGAAAGTGTTGTTGAAGATTCTAGCATGTCTAATCGTGAGCACTTAGATGCATATATAGTGAGCCCCTCACTTTCCCAAGACCAGCTTTTCAGTATAATTGATTTCACTCCTAATTGGGCATATAGTGGCATGGAGACTAAG GTTTTAATCACTGGAACATTCTTGAAGAATAAAGCAGATGTAGAAAAATGTCAATGGTCATGCATGTTTGGGGAAATTGAAGTTCCAGCTGAGATTTTAAGAGATGGAACTCTTCGTTGCCATGCTCCATCGCACAAATCTGGAAGGGTTCATTTTTATGTCACCTGCTCCAACAGATTGGCTTGTAGTGAAGTGCGGGAATTTGAATTCCGGGAAAATGATGTTCAATATATGGAAGCTTCAGATTCTTATGGTTCCAATACAAATGAAATGCGTCTTCACATACGTTTGGAAAAGCTACTTACTTTGGGACCAGTTGACCACCTAAAAGCTGTACCTGATAGTACCAAAGAGAATCTTCatttaagaaataaaattagTTCACTGATGATGGAAGCTGATGATGAATGGTCCAATCTGCTCAAGCTAACTCATGAGGGGTTCTCTCCTGACAGTGCAAGGGACCGGTTGCTTGAAAAATTAATGAAAGAGAAACTGCATTCCTGGCTTCTTCACAAAGTAGCTGAAGATGGTAAAGGCCCCAATGTCTTGGATAAGGAGGGGCAGGGTGTGCTTCATTTGGCAGCTGCCCTTGGTTATGATTGGGCTATAAAACCAACAATAACTGCAGGTGTAAGTATAAACTTCAGAGATGTGCGTGGATGGACTGCCCTTCACTGGGCAGCAAACTGTGGCAG GGAGCGGACAGTTGTTGCCCTTATTGCCTCGGGTGCAGCTCCTGGAGCTTTAACAGATCCTACTCCTGAGTTCCCAACTGGAAGAACACCCGCAGATCTAGCATCTACAAATGGGCACAAGGGGATTGCTGGCTTTTTGGCAGAGTCTTCTCTGACTAACCATCTTTCAGCCCTCACTTTGAAGGAGTCAAAAGGCATTGATGTCACAGAAATTTCTGGTAttacagatgttgaagatgtTGCAGAAAAGAGTGCCATTCAAGTTGCTGAGGGAGATGTGCAGGCTGGACTTTCACTGAAGGATTCATTGAGTGCTGTTCGCAATGCTTCTCTAGCTGCAGCTCGAATCTATCAAGTTTTCAGAGTTCATTCATTCCACCGAAAGAAGGTCACTGAGTATGGAAATGACAAATGTGGAATATCAGATGAGCGTGctctttctctcatctctctcaaaACAGCCAAGCCAGGACAACATGATATGCCTCCGCATGCAGCTGCAATTCGTATACAAAACAAGTTTAGAGGGTGGAAAGGAAGAAAGGAGTTTTTGATTATTCGGCAGCGTATTGTTAAGATCCAG GCCCATGTACGAGGATACCAAGTGAGGAAACATTACAAAAAGATCATCTGGTCAGTTTTGATTGTGGAGAAAGCTATATTGCGGTGGAGGCGGAAAGGAAGCGGATTACGTGGTTTCCGGTCTGAAGGACTATTGGAGGGTCCTGCCATGCAAAACCAAGGAACTAAAGAGGATGATTATGACTTCTTGCAAGAAGGCAGAAAACAGACCGAGGCCAGGCTACAGAAAGCACTTGCAAGAGTTAGATCCATGGTTCAATATCCAGAAGCAAGAGATCAGTACCGAAGGCTTCTAAATGTTGTCACTGAGCTCCAGGAGTCCAAG GCCATGCAAGATAGAATTACGAATGAGTCAGAGGAGGCTGCTGACGGCGAGTTCATGATTGAACTGGAAGAGCTATGGCAGGATGACACCCCCATGCCCACAGCTTAA
- the LOC105041613 gene encoding calmodulin-binding transcription activator 3 isoform X2 yields the protein MADARRYGLTPQLDIEQILLEAQHRWLRPAEICEILRNYRKFHIAPESPNKPPSGSLFLFDRKVLRYFRKDGHNWRKKKDGKTVKEAHERLKAGSVDVLHCYYAHGEENENFQRRSYWMLEEDYMHIVLVHYLEVKGNKPSFSRTRDVDEIAQVANMESPVCSNSFTNHSQLPSQTTSAESPNSPHTSEYEDAESDNYQASSRYNSFLEMQQYGDGPVMDAHLLNPHVPVDSINNQCDIQGAKATEPKSDFYSVVQENITRVFDETGLGFTFSGSRTQFDLTSWDEVLEHYTTGFQTPSFYPAVASTPSSTVEDNLRLETSTLGELHTDDLGFKQVDVASAQDKSLWQLSSADIDPLVSSNVGLQNGASIEENVNAPSLITQASLDFSNIEGEGLKKYDSFSRWMNNELGEVDDSHMKSSSGVYWNTVESESVVEDSSMSNREHLDAYIVSPSLSQDQLFSIIDFTPNWAYSGMETKVLITGTFLKNKADVEKCQWSCMFGEIEVPAEILRDGTLRCHAPSHKSGRVHFYVTCSNRLACSEVREFEFRENDVQYMEASDSYGSNTNEMRLHIRLEKLLTLGPVDHLKAVPDSTKENLHLRNKISSLMMEADDEWSNLLKLTHEGFSPDSARDRLLEKLMKEKLHSWLLHKVAEDGKGPNVLDKEGQGVLHLAAALGYDWAIKPTITAGVSINFRDVRGWTALHWAANCGRERTVVALIASGAAPGALTDPTPEFPTGRTPADLASTNGHKGIAGFLAESSLTNHLSALTLKESKGIDVTEISGITDVEDVAEKSAIQVAEGDVQAGLSLKDSLSAVRNASLAAARIYQVFRVHSFHRKKVTEYGNDKCGISDERALSLISLKTAKPGQHDMPPHAAAIRIQNKFRGWKGRKEFLIIRQRIVKIQAHVRGYQVRKHYKKIIWSVLIVEKAILRWRRKGSGLRGFRSEGLLEGPAMQNQGTKEDDYDFLQEGRKQTEARLQKALARVRSMVQYPEARDQYRRLLNVVTELQESKAMQDRITNESEEAADGEFMIELEELWQDDTPMPTA from the exons ATGGCGGATGCTCGGCGGTATGGATTGACCCCTCAGTTAG ATATTGAGCAGATACTTTTGGAAGCACAACATCGATGGTTACGCCCTGCGGAAATCTGTGAAATTCTTCGAAACTATAGGAAATTTCACATAGCCCCAGAATCACCAAATAAACCTCCCA GTGGttcactttttctttttgatcGGAAAGTATTGAGATACTTCCGGAAGGATGGCCATAActggagaaagaaaaaagatggaAAGACCGTGAAAGAAGCTCATGAGAGACTAAAG GCTGGAAGTGTTGATGTTCTACATTGCTACTATGCTCATGGGGAGGAAAATGAAAATTTTCAAAGACGGAGTTATTGGATGTTGGAAGA GGACTACATGCATATTGTTCTTGTACACTATCTTGAAGTCAAG ggtaacaaaccaagtttcAGTCGTACTAGAGATGTCGACGAAATTGCTCAAGTTGCCAATATGGAAAGTCCTGTATGTTCTAATTCATTCACAAATCATAGCCAGCTGCCTTCACAAACTACAAGCGCTGAAAGCCCAAATAGTCCACACACTTCAGAATATGAAGATGCTGAATCTG ATAATTATCAAGCAAGTTCCAGATACAACTCTTTCCTTGAGATGCAGCAGTATGGGGATGGACCTGTGATGGATGCTCATCTGTTGAACCCTCATGTTCCAGTTGATTCCATAAACAACCAAT gtGATATTCAGGGAGCAAAGGCTACAGAACCTAAATCAGACTTTTATTCGGTTGTTCAAGAGAATATAACTAGAGTTTTTGATGAAACAGGCCTTGGATTCACATTTAGTGGGTCCAGAACACAGTTTGACCTGACATCATGGGATGAAGTCCTGGAACATTACACAACAGGGTTCCAAACACCATCTTTCTACCCAGCAGTTGCTTCTACACCATCATCCACAGTGGAGGACAATCTTAGACTCGAGACTTCAACACTTGGGGAACTACACACGGATGACCTTGGGTTCAAGCAAGTGGATGTTGCCAGTGCTCAAGACAAATCATTGTGGCAG CTTTCTAGTGCTGACATTGATCCACTTGTTTCATCAAATGTTGGTCTGCAAAATGGTGCATCTATAGAGGAAAATGTCAATGCCCCTTCCCTTATAACACAGGCATCATTAGATTTCTCTAATATAGAAGGAGAAGGCCTAAAGAAATATGACAGTTTCTCGAGATGGATGAACAATGAGCTTGGAGAAGTAGATGACTCACATATGAAATCCAGTTCTGGGGTTTACTGGAACACTGTTGAAAGTGAAAGTGTTGTTGAAGATTCTAGCATGTCTAATCGTGAGCACTTAGATGCATATATAGTGAGCCCCTCACTTTCCCAAGACCAGCTTTTCAGTATAATTGATTTCACTCCTAATTGGGCATATAGTGGCATGGAGACTAAG GTTTTAATCACTGGAACATTCTTGAAGAATAAAGCAGATGTAGAAAAATGTCAATGGTCATGCATGTTTGGGGAAATTGAAGTTCCAGCTGAGATTTTAAGAGATGGAACTCTTCGTTGCCATGCTCCATCGCACAAATCTGGAAGGGTTCATTTTTATGTCACCTGCTCCAACAGATTGGCTTGTAGTGAAGTGCGGGAATTTGAATTCCGGGAAAATGATGTTCAATATATGGAAGCTTCAGATTCTTATGGTTCCAATACAAATGAAATGCGTCTTCACATACGTTTGGAAAAGCTACTTACTTTGGGACCAGTTGACCACCTAAAAGCTGTACCTGATAGTACCAAAGAGAATCTTCatttaagaaataaaattagTTCACTGATGATGGAAGCTGATGATGAATGGTCCAATCTGCTCAAGCTAACTCATGAGGGGTTCTCTCCTGACAGTGCAAGGGACCGGTTGCTTGAAAAATTAATGAAAGAGAAACTGCATTCCTGGCTTCTTCACAAAGTAGCTGAAGATGGTAAAGGCCCCAATGTCTTGGATAAGGAGGGGCAGGGTGTGCTTCATTTGGCAGCTGCCCTTGGTTATGATTGGGCTATAAAACCAACAATAACTGCAGGTGTAAGTATAAACTTCAGAGATGTGCGTGGATGGACTGCCCTTCACTGGGCAGCAAACTGTGGCAG GGAGCGGACAGTTGTTGCCCTTATTGCCTCGGGTGCAGCTCCTGGAGCTTTAACAGATCCTACTCCTGAGTTCCCAACTGGAAGAACACCCGCAGATCTAGCATCTACAAATGGGCACAAGGGGATTGCTGGCTTTTTGGCAGAGTCTTCTCTGACTAACCATCTTTCAGCCCTCACTTTGAAGGAGTCAAAAGGCATTGATGTCACAGAAATTTCTGGTAttacagatgttgaagatgtTGCAGAAAAGAGTGCCATTCAAGTTGCTGAGGGAGATGTGCAGGCTGGACTTTCACTGAAGGATTCATTGAGTGCTGTTCGCAATGCTTCTCTAGCTGCAGCTCGAATCTATCAAGTTTTCAGAGTTCATTCATTCCACCGAAAGAAGGTCACTGAGTATGGAAATGACAAATGTGGAATATCAGATGAGCGTGctctttctctcatctctctcaaaACAGCCAAGCCAGGACAACATGATATGCCTCCGCATGCAGCTGCAATTCGTATACAAAACAAGTTTAGAGGGTGGAAAGGAAGAAAGGAGTTTTTGATTATTCGGCAGCGTATTGTTAAGATCCAG GCCCATGTACGAGGATACCAAGTGAGGAAACATTACAAAAAGATCATCTGGTCAGTTTTGATTGTGGAGAAAGCTATATTGCGGTGGAGGCGGAAAGGAAGCGGATTACGTGGTTTCCGGTCTGAAGGACTATTGGAGGGTCCTGCCATGCAAAACCAAGGAACTAAAGAGGATGATTATGACTTCTTGCAAGAAGGCAGAAAACAGACCGAGGCCAGGCTACAGAAAGCACTTGCAAGAGTTAGATCCATGGTTCAATATCCAGAAGCAAGAGATCAGTACCGAAGGCTTCTAAATGTTGTCACTGAGCTCCAGGAGTCCAAG GCCATGCAAGATAGAATTACGAATGAGTCAGAGGAGGCTGCTGACGGCGAGTTCATGATTGAACTGGAAGAGCTATGGCAGGATGACACCCCCATGCCCACAGCTTAA